In one Flavobacteriales bacterium genomic region, the following are encoded:
- a CDS encoding multicopper oxidase domain-containing protein encodes MRQLAIACLLFPALVLGQGMQPMAVPPVLMLDTFHLVVDEHAHQFYPGITTSTYGASAEYLGPTLILQQGDTARIAIHNQLAQVTSMHWHGMHVPGEMDGGPQRIIAPGESWMAEFPVKNPAATYWYHPHPHELTAEQANFGVAGFIIVRDEEEAQLALPRAYGVDDFPVVIQDRKFLANGDFAFYPFGDSVLVNGTPNAYLECPAQVVRLRLLNGSNARIYALGFDDGRPFQVIAGDGGLLPAPEVTDRLWLSNGERAEVLLDLTGLEGDSLLLMSYGNELPSTVPGSGNMVWESSILNGVAFPVLRIRVTAPTPDPVTVVPATLVAHPVPDEATSIRTRTKTLTGMGMVGMGMFMINGLMFDLDVVNDTMQLGSTEVWHIVNNSNMAHPMHIHGVSFFILERNGQPPAPWDRGPKDVVLVDRFEDVKLIMRFGEATEGWPFMYHCHNLLHEDNMMMLQFIVVDPSMGLDADHLPRAMVAPMPTLGAVHYRADHPVERIIVRDATGRVLLTQPGSWAMEGMVDLSAMPAGMLWMELVGAKHRSRARVIKQ; translated from the coding sequence ATGCGCCAGCTCGCCATCGCCTGCCTCCTCTTCCCTGCCCTGGTCCTTGGCCAAGGCATGCAACCCATGGCTGTTCCGCCAGTGCTCATGCTCGACACGTTCCATCTCGTGGTGGATGAGCATGCGCACCAGTTCTACCCGGGAATCACCACCTCCACCTACGGGGCCAGCGCGGAGTACCTCGGCCCAACCCTGATCCTGCAGCAGGGCGACACGGCGCGCATCGCAATACACAACCAGCTCGCACAGGTCACCAGCATGCATTGGCATGGCATGCATGTGCCGGGGGAGATGGATGGCGGGCCTCAGCGGATCATCGCGCCTGGCGAGAGCTGGATGGCCGAGTTCCCCGTGAAGAATCCGGCGGCCACCTACTGGTACCACCCCCACCCGCATGAGCTCACGGCCGAGCAGGCCAACTTCGGCGTGGCCGGCTTCATCATCGTACGCGACGAGGAAGAGGCGCAGCTGGCGCTGCCCCGCGCTTATGGCGTGGATGACTTCCCCGTAGTGATCCAGGACCGGAAGTTCCTCGCCAATGGCGACTTCGCCTTCTATCCCTTCGGCGATTCGGTGCTGGTGAACGGCACCCCGAATGCCTATCTCGAATGCCCGGCGCAAGTGGTAAGGCTGCGTCTCCTGAATGGCTCCAACGCGCGCATCTATGCGCTGGGGTTCGATGATGGCCGGCCCTTCCAGGTCATCGCCGGGGATGGCGGGCTGCTGCCAGCACCGGAGGTCACGGACCGGCTCTGGCTGAGCAACGGCGAACGCGCGGAGGTGCTCCTCGACCTCACCGGGCTGGAAGGCGACAGTCTGTTGCTGATGAGCTACGGGAACGAGCTCCCCAGCACCGTTCCCGGATCGGGGAACATGGTTTGGGAGAGCAGCATCCTCAACGGCGTGGCCTTCCCGGTTCTGCGCATCCGCGTCACCGCACCAACCCCTGATCCGGTCACCGTCGTACCCGCCACCCTCGTGGCGCATCCGGTCCCGGATGAGGCGACAAGCATCCGCACACGCACCAAGACGCTCACCGGCATGGGCATGGTGGGCATGGGCATGTTCATGATCAACGGGTTGATGTTCGACCTCGATGTGGTCAATGACACCATGCAGCTCGGGAGCACCGAGGTGTGGCACATCGTGAACAATTCGAACATGGCCCACCCCATGCACATCCACGGCGTCTCCTTCTTCATCCTGGAGCGCAACGGACAGCCGCCAGCCCCATGGGATCGCGGACCGAAGGATGTGGTGCTCGTAGACCGCTTCGAGGACGTGAAGCTCATCATGCGGTTCGGTGAGGCGACCGAGGGCTGGCCGTTCATGTACCACTGCCACAACCTGCTTCACGAGGACAACATGATGATGCTGCAGTTCATCGTCGTCGACCCTTCCATGGGCCTCGATGCGGACCATCTGCCCAGAGCCATGGTGGCTCCTATGCCCACCTTGGGCGCAGTGCACTACCGGGCCGATCATCCGGTGGAGCGCATCATCGTGCGCGATGCCACGGGCCGGGTTCTGCTGACGCAGCCAGGATCATGGGCCATGGAGGGGATGGTCGACCTGTCAGCGATGCCCGCAGGCATGCTCTGGATGGAACTGGTGGGCGCCAAGCACCGCAGCCGAG
- a CDS encoding Rrf2 family transcriptional regulator, with protein sequence MRIKGAVTNGSRAWPPPSTFAAVFSKACEYAFRAMVLIAAGSADGGRLTVQDVAKGTGTPPAFAAKILQKLARARLLHSLKGPGGGYELGPALARKVKLSDIVKAIDDDSVYKGCALGLKECSNRNPCPLHDRFIAVREDLQRMLEGTSIQDLTEGFDPRKPLRLR encoded by the coding sequence ATGCGCATCAAGGGAGCTGTGACGAACGGCAGCCGGGCATGGCCGCCGCCCTCTACTTTCGCCGCCGTGTTCAGCAAAGCCTGCGAATATGCCTTCCGCGCCATGGTGCTCATCGCCGCCGGCAGCGCGGACGGGGGCCGCTTGACGGTGCAGGATGTGGCCAAGGGCACGGGCACCCCGCCTGCCTTCGCAGCCAAGATCCTGCAGAAGCTGGCGCGTGCCCGCCTGCTCCATTCCCTGAAGGGCCCTGGCGGAGGATATGAGCTCGGCCCGGCGCTCGCGCGCAAGGTGAAGCTCAGCGACATCGTGAAGGCGATCGACGACGATTCGGTGTACAAAGGCTGTGCACTGGGGTTGAAGGAGTGCTCGAACCGGAACCCATGCCCGCTGCACGACCGCTTCATCGCCGTGCGCGAGGACCTTCAGCGGATGCTCGAAGGGACGAGCATCCAGGACCTGACGGAGGGCTTCGACCCCCGGAAGCCGCTTCGCCTGCGCTGA
- a CDS encoding peptidylprolyl isomerase, whose translation MRITKNSVVSFHYTLNDSEGKLLDTSAGRDAFAYLHGGGMIVPGLEEQLEGKAKGDSMRVEVEPAKGYGEVDPQLVQRVPLDRFGGQPVEEGMQFQTPDNRVWSVLEVKDDQVVLNGNHPLAGVTLHFSVEVTDVREATADEISHGHVHGPGGHQH comes from the coding sequence ATGCGCATCACCAAGAACTCCGTCGTCTCCTTTCATTACACCCTCAACGACAGCGAAGGCAAGCTGCTGGATACCAGCGCTGGCCGTGACGCATTCGCGTACCTGCATGGCGGCGGCATGATCGTGCCCGGCTTGGAGGAGCAGCTGGAGGGCAAGGCGAAGGGTGACTCCATGCGGGTGGAAGTGGAGCCGGCCAAAGGCTATGGCGAGGTGGACCCCCAGTTGGTCCAGCGTGTGCCGCTCGATCGTTTCGGCGGCCAGCCCGTGGAGGAGGGCATGCAGTTCCAGACCCCGGACAACCGTGTATGGAGCGTGCTGGAGGTCAAGGATGACCAGGTGGTGCTCAATGGCAATCACCCGCTGGCCGGCGTCACGCTGCATTTCAGCGTGGAGGTCACCGATGTGCGCGAGGCCACGGCGGATGAGATCAGCCATGGCCATGTGCACGGGCCGGGCGGTCATCAACACTGA
- a CDS encoding MBOAT family O-acyltransferase, translating into MLFNSFAFGVFLPAAFALYWWVFRGIRAQNAFILAASWLFYAWWDWRFLGLLIVSTAADYGIGLRIGATDDNRRRRWWLWASIAINIGLLGCFKYLGFFVNSAAELLRALGFEPHLPVLRIVLPVGISFYTFQTLSYTIDIHRRQLAPTRDFIAFAGFVSFFPQLVAGPIERARDLLPQFHRPRAFDRADAADGLRQMLWGFFKKIAVADQLGAMADVVFTLDPRTASGVTLFFGALAFSFQIYADFSGYSDIAIGCARLFGFRLSRNFAYPYFSRSIGEFWRRWHISLSSWLRDYVYLPLGGWRGKAGRLRNILITFGTSGLWHGAAWTFVGWGLLHGLYYLPEVLAGRRERPSEAPTWRDLPRMVPVFGLVMAAWVLFRAQSIELAGSHLYRIFANARLRPYDIVPWITAGVWWLVALMLAAEWRSRRDAHALERMPRTMAVRWLIYVVLILVILLRMELYAEHAFIYFRF; encoded by the coding sequence ATGCTCTTCAATTCGTTCGCATTCGGGGTCTTCCTGCCCGCGGCATTCGCCCTCTACTGGTGGGTGTTCCGCGGCATCCGCGCGCAGAATGCCTTCATCCTGGCGGCGAGCTGGCTGTTCTATGCATGGTGGGATTGGCGCTTCCTGGGGCTGCTCATCGTGAGCACCGCGGCCGACTACGGCATCGGGTTGCGGATCGGGGCCACCGATGACAACCGGCGCCGGAGGTGGTGGTTATGGGCCAGCATCGCCATCAACATCGGGCTGCTCGGCTGCTTCAAGTACCTCGGGTTCTTCGTGAATAGCGCAGCGGAGCTGCTCCGCGCGCTCGGGTTCGAGCCGCACCTGCCCGTCCTCCGCATCGTGCTGCCCGTGGGCATCAGTTTCTACACGTTCCAGACCCTGAGCTATACCATCGATATCCACCGCAGGCAACTGGCTCCTACGCGCGACTTCATCGCCTTCGCGGGATTCGTCTCCTTCTTCCCGCAGTTGGTGGCCGGGCCCATCGAGCGGGCGCGCGACCTCCTGCCCCAGTTCCATCGGCCACGGGCCTTCGACCGGGCGGATGCCGCGGATGGCCTTCGGCAGATGCTCTGGGGCTTCTTCAAGAAGATCGCCGTGGCCGATCAGCTCGGTGCCATGGCCGATGTGGTCTTCACCCTCGATCCGCGCACGGCCAGCGGGGTCACCCTCTTCTTCGGCGCGCTGGCCTTCTCCTTCCAGATCTACGCCGATTTCAGCGGCTACAGCGACATCGCCATCGGGTGCGCAAGGCTCTTCGGCTTCCGGCTCAGCCGCAACTTCGCCTATCCCTATTTCAGCAGGAGCATCGGCGAGTTCTGGCGGCGGTGGCACATCAGCCTGAGCAGCTGGCTGCGCGACTATGTGTACCTGCCGCTCGGCGGATGGCGCGGGAAGGCGGGCCGGTTGCGCAACATCCTCATCACATTCGGCACCAGCGGCCTCTGGCATGGCGCCGCGTGGACCTTCGTCGGCTGGGGGCTGCTGCACGGGCTCTATTACCTGCCGGAGGTGCTCGCCGGCCGGCGTGAGCGACCCTCCGAGGCGCCCACCTGGAGGGATCTTCCCCGCATGGTGCCGGTCTTCGGCCTGGTGATGGCCGCCTGGGTCCTGTTCCGGGCGCAATCCATCGAGCTTGCCGGCTCGCACCTCTACCGCATTTTCGCCAATGCGCGGCTCAGGCCTTACGATATCGTCCCATGGATCACCGCAGGCGTGTGGTGGCTGGTGGCGCTCATGCTGGCGGCGGAGTGGCGCTCGCGGCGTGATGCGCATGCGCTGGAGCGGATGCCCCGCACCATGGCGGTGCGCTGGCTGATCTACGTCGTCCTCATCCTGGTGATACTGCTCCGCATGGAGCTCTATGCTGAACATGCCTTCATCTACTTCCGCTTCTGA
- a CDS encoding septum formation initiator family protein, giving the protein MNRLLNRIPKRLRNRYGLAVLVLAAWISVFSDNDLWTTWKNHRELGRMAEQSEWYAQEIARTKEQLAEIANDDELLEKFARERYLMKRDNEDIFVLVPEKE; this is encoded by the coding sequence GTGAACCGCCTGCTCAACCGCATCCCCAAGCGCCTGCGCAATCGGTACGGCTTGGCCGTGCTGGTGCTGGCGGCCTGGATATCGGTGTTCTCGGACAACGACCTGTGGACCACCTGGAAGAACCACCGCGAACTGGGCCGGATGGCGGAGCAGAGCGAATGGTACGCCCAGGAGATCGCGCGCACCAAGGAGCAGCTGGCCGAGATCGCCAACGACGATGAGCTTCTGGAGAAGTTCGCCCGCGAGCGCTACCTGATGAAGCGCGACAACGAGGACATCTTCGTGCTCGTGCCGGAGAAGGAGTGA
- a CDS encoding sodium:solute symporter: protein MSPSLVLSVILAYFGLLYLISVVTSRGAGNSAFFLGERRSPWYVVAFGMIGASLSGVTFISVPGMVGQNQFSYLQMVLGYLPGYAVIAFVLMPLYYRLGLTSIYGYLGQRFGRSSYLTGAWFFLLSRSVGSAARLYLVAEVLQYLLFDAWGVPFLATVVITIALIWLYTHRGGMRTIIWTDTLQTAFMLLAVGLTVVLLGERMGWGIGETIAQVKASPLSRVFFFDDPKPGTYFWKQFLGGMFIAIAMTGLDQDMMQKNLSCRSIGEAQKNMVSFSLVLVGVNLVFLALGALLFLYVERTGIALPPKADQLYPMLAVQGGLPILVGLLFLLGLIAAAYSSADSALTALTTSVCVDVLGIDRRPEGEREPLRKRVHVLMSVLMVVLILLFKALNDDSIIKTVFKVAGYTYGPLLGLFAYGMLISGAVRDRWVPLVALLSPVITYLIDRYSTVLFAGYSFGFELLLLNGALTFAGLLLLRVSGAAAAPSRS, encoded by the coding sequence ATGTCCCCCTCGCTCGTCCTCAGCGTCATCCTGGCCTACTTCGGGCTGCTGTACCTCATCTCGGTGGTCACCTCGCGCGGCGCGGGGAACAGCGCGTTCTTCCTCGGAGAGCGGCGGTCGCCCTGGTACGTGGTGGCCTTCGGTATGATCGGGGCGTCCCTCAGCGGGGTCACCTTCATCAGCGTGCCGGGCATGGTGGGGCAGAACCAGTTCAGCTATCTCCAGATGGTGCTGGGCTACCTGCCCGGCTATGCAGTGATCGCCTTCGTGCTGATGCCGTTGTACTATCGCCTCGGGCTCACCAGCATCTACGGCTACCTGGGGCAGCGGTTCGGACGGAGCAGCTACCTCACCGGTGCATGGTTCTTCCTGCTCAGCCGCAGCGTGGGCTCGGCCGCCCGCCTTTACCTGGTGGCCGAGGTGCTGCAGTACCTGCTGTTCGACGCCTGGGGCGTGCCATTCCTGGCCACGGTGGTCATCACCATCGCGCTCATCTGGCTCTACACGCATCGCGGCGGCATGCGTACCATCATCTGGACGGACACGCTGCAGACCGCATTCATGCTGCTGGCGGTGGGCCTTACCGTGGTGCTGCTGGGCGAGCGCATGGGCTGGGGCATCGGGGAGACCATCGCCCAGGTCAAGGCCAGCCCGCTCAGCCGTGTGTTCTTCTTCGATGACCCGAAACCCGGCACCTACTTCTGGAAGCAGTTCCTCGGCGGCATGTTCATCGCCATCGCCATGACCGGGCTCGACCAGGACATGATGCAGAAGAACCTCAGCTGTCGGAGCATCGGCGAGGCGCAAAAGAACATGGTGAGCTTCAGCCTGGTGCTCGTCGGCGTCAACCTCGTGTTCCTCGCGCTCGGCGCACTGCTGTTCCTCTACGTGGAGCGCACCGGTATCGCGCTGCCACCGAAGGCCGACCAGCTCTACCCCATGCTCGCCGTGCAGGGAGGGCTGCCCATCCTGGTGGGCCTGCTCTTCCTCCTCGGCCTCATCGCTGCGGCCTATTCCAGCGCGGACAGCGCCCTAACGGCGCTCACCACCAGCGTCTGCGTGGATGTGCTGGGCATCGACCGCAGGCCCGAGGGCGAGCGGGAGCCGCTGCGCAAGCGCGTGCACGTGCTCATGAGCGTCCTCATGGTGGTGCTCATCCTCCTCTTCAAGGCGCTCAACGATGATAGCATCATCAAGACCGTGTTCAAGGTCGCTGGCTACACCTATGGGCCGTTGCTGGGGCTCTTCGCTTATGGCATGCTCATCAGCGGGGCTGTTCGCGACCGCTGGGTGCCGCTGGTGGCCCTGCTCTCGCCGGTGATCACCTACCTGATCGACCGGTACTCAACGGTCCTGTTCGCTGGCTACTCCTTCGGGTTCGAGCTGCTGCTGCTGAACGGAGCGCTCACCTTCGCCGGGCTGCTGCTGCTGCGCGTGTCCGGCGCCGCTGCAGCGCCTTCCCGCAGCTGA